A genomic region of Cryptococcus gattii WM276 chromosome F, complete sequence contains the following coding sequences:
- a CDS encoding Telomere length control protein, putative (Similar to TIGR gene model, INSD accession AAW44228.1) — protein MDSVKGLHAALSLYASDSARDRARALTLLPPLLANPANLAAFHAAAAAATPAWLALFHCLFRAVALEKAAVRRPHSRNAAAERLAHAVRLVRLVAEQAVHRIARKPLMALLAHMRHHLVASGRIFQPALLDYAKAIHTLLAYPPHRESIDRHTWLALMSISFAAILGDRLLSDDQMHEHDMLDEHDILDEHDILDEHDILDVAHELALLDTENDSGTHKPPVTLNTCSLVQIIPILLCSTVSPIVPPTMNSGDTLAPGQKVGLGIVLKIRRFFIMYPHVTIYHLHLLKALNTVLSEMELNCRDLFLLGSVKILPHLVTLWTAPERDRDRRIPEQIAIAIHKILPHIAPHNISVDVKKDVGKLMEMLWKESTMSRGIEPLDLAISPSTSTPSGTSKRRKLENPLASLISTVGGMARSESRLIALQTLVFIIDKHWSELADDMQCEIRRTLILLLRDDNEILQSWAYIALPTIVLSSRAEDSQSQDDWKQVWNFALQKCHLPGTSRSASHAAAILLQFNMLDSTLTIKGIQTLLTSIAVQGPPTVHDSVSALYAIALDIARSDIQLYSLDLEDQVLSWLEKVFAGEKFERDYTQRRLTATPGDVLRLFSAVSRIQHYHDIPLAEPVTRAFLPDSAVVEYALERAKTRPIRDFLLYHTYPATPQPPTAPQPRAGPSSSDHSTFLDGRPRRLSDLLSSILDVTIAQWETTNSNPIIISSDNSGERLARSINLLVLALGFQGLVQLDGYIPHGGCVKAAIRLLHLLKPSLTSSDLSIPLLDRVWRGLTCLVDVQVQQQQQQQQDEWPILVKPDVQSGIRQDLLPPIMYDTPPPPPPPPPMESPSSDPDSVSTMQLAQFPLTFPSTSTSTSTPNHAHPASASASASLVHAIWRLPDVSAALQGLFSVCLQVITRSSSTSQPAHPSYANENDNDGDDNGDGDGDGDDDDDDFAITSGETTSAPLLPNQVADWKASTSLLHSAIAFRLQGAMLANANGASRAYKDTPLINAFLQADGVRAVEIGSAICNAVRKGWLRLGADAVEAVVAALGDMLNSYGYARDERLLQLCLEFLTCSVPLWMESSSTNDLMDEAMRLVCYIATKITAGSNTSWKVRLAMLCFIEAFLHYDSAPKLWSECMVQEEAADDDHDDNDDVDMEDENHLFYYISQALCDPDMRVRTRAASTAASALYRPSIHPGEHSIIYDQASRMQAADPTFAEHYLSYVLWKLNCCIASAKQRQRVIFDLYETAISGTEYGDHLQAGLDAVARRLGLSSITALYLPYAPTTTISHDTSRSSAITFVLSTTHRLFGSSSSRSAFFTACLEHAGAYMLYCGKIGLFTSACEAAGVLPKDLAPQHSVAAAAMAMVLFYSNDKTNSLNMNKCKAEAVALQSTFPGMSGGHAAAAEELLHNYANGVAAHLWELMDLESSVDEIVAWLDTMEKDTAAGNAFAQMMTNDDNAKTGKVNAINPAASFQSIYNVCKFLEKDYSSISVHAFTFAAILRLTSLINNAFLVSEQRRYLRALAMLLSVYQGTLQRPLIWEAFLTETITLLLQPDICRTVLSMVIWAFDRLESLSSTPSKLVNIFCQLGEIRIELGGSGIGSQPYQIGDAVEEWIVKMSPKWSKSQISQEAFERAVALWPDSLKSRLSVLATPLSLRDLADLSQNEAVHNAGQLCKQFLHFADAEHRQDVASMFVDSTFWSLKDKISRLWDKGGINAFQDLLYLCNGEVRAPFLDFYGQDTSGKALTATSGQHRKMEAMNALHLAICKTMVQPLHDRRPQIRSAAYRSLQRMKPILTGKDLKELPPDISDVVPILVPIPVGSVSQSQAIQLDGIINSAAWSNKAENFATWSHELSRLLCKVASQHDKFFLSFEPLLSIPFFPLHRFLGHFVHASLVCSRSMSFERSKAISEHFEMVLKNPFASTEAVQSIVNIVLELRKYEHPFKSGMLGYNAWLSVNFVDLSKAAAKCGLYVSALLFLELANDQEGSLDLGEPSVRQIMYDIYSNVEDPDGFYGVHNKDIRDSLRRRLEHEGLSWQALGWAGAVYNVDGNDRKSAIPVLHHLHDIGLSRLASVVANGTRTSGSVPLDDPFFADLSWRTGDWNLPIDKKSGTTSSGLLYSALRAVHRSKSSDSASMVVDKASRAEMTRLSGLQKEMLTSIKSTVTNLLCLRELDHWLDPQLQQDIHEAIDKGTVVSLQDINDRFEFASAERIIATRLSVFDSVKQRESQDMIGDALTPKMEMVTKAESMCHIKLSRLALKSNNLQAAINSMTALQKLQDDIGEIDEAQDVFCEVLWKQGEHTLAIQYVEDLLLREKEKKSKGQRIPFLQGRLAHWASEARLKAANEIFGMFSDVVKSIKRSTADISEHAEIFHQFACFADKQYVNQSSSADVKQLKEYSKLRSSQASRVTARQSRSRESDHKDIASREAERDEQKLKKFEMQQKQYLNTALQFYAEAVSMTDNFNDCVTRLVTLWLENDKNDESNITFSRSVQKVPSYKFIFLGPQLAARLHRPETPTIFNSTLNGLMLRMSQDHPYHTLYHVIPLLWEHKQPQSTNSSTLGRKSAADDIMMRLTSSSSNQLASGAAKSMKRFVAIAMEWTSFIEKDKRLEYKIPSDSPLRKAPQDIPVATSTPPIDITCQYNDIATFDHFSEWYTRAGGLSRPKVMKCFDSKGQIYTQLFKKDDGFRQDAVMEQIFVLVNDLLNRNRETRSRKLRYRTYGVLALPDATGVIEFVTGTKPLIKYLPPAHEKYHPKDITSHDFLKAMQEAQSVKNNDEKIVQVWTKLKKRFRPVMRHLFTEKYRDPMAWFSMRLTYARSLAVTSIVGWVLEIGDRHCSNILMDECTGELVHIDFGIAFGAGRILPIPELVPFRLTDDLVDALGVTGVNGTFRQCSQLVLQTLIDSSDVVLTILEVFKQDPLHTWMVDDKMKKAQDGNHKMYPERGQEKADRIMRETRENLSKELSVQYRVNQLIQEARDVNNLATIFRGWHSWL, from the exons ATGGACTCGGTGAAGGGGCTCCACGCCGCACTCTCGCTGTACGCCTCGGACAGCGCCAGGGACAGGGCCCGTGCGCtcaccctcctcccccCCCTCCTCGCCAACCCCGCCAACCTCGCCGCCTTCCAcgccgccgccgccgccgccaCCCCCGCCTGGCTCGCCCTCTTCCACTGCCTCTTCCGCGCAGTCGCTCTCGAAAAGGCCGCCGTCCGCAGACCGCACTCGAGGAATGCGGCCGCCGAACGCCTTGCCCACGCCGTCCGCCTCGTCAGGCTCGTCGCAGAACAGGCAGTCCACCGCATCGCCAGGAAGCCGCTCATGGCGCTGTTGGCACACATGCGCCACCACCTCGTCGCTTCAGGCCGCATATTCCAGCCCGCACTCCTCGACTACGCCAAGGCCATCCATACCCTGCTCGCCTACCCGCCCCACCGCGAGAGTATCGACCGCCACACATGGCTCGCATTGATGTCTATATCCTTCGCGGCCATCCTCGGCGACCGTCTCCTGTCCGACGACCAGATGCACGAGCACGATATGCTAGACGAGCACGATATACTAGACGAGCACGATATACTAGACGAGCACGATATACTAGACGTCGCACACGAGCTCGCACTGCTGGATACCGAAAACGATAGCGGCACGCACAAACCACCCGTGACGCTCAACACCTGCAGCCTCGTCCAGATCATCCCCATCCTTTTATGCAGCACCGTGTCGCCCATCGTCCCACCCACCATGAACAGCGGCGACACGCTGGCCCCAGGACAAAAAGTCGGGCTTGGTATCGTACTCAAGATCCGCCGCTTCTTCATCATGTACCCGCACGTCACCATCTACCACCTGCACCTTTTAAAAGCACTCAATACCGTCCTCTCCGAAATGGAGCTCAACTGTCGCGACTTGTTTTTGCTCGGTAGCGTCAAAATCTTGCCCCACCTCGTCACTTTATGGACAGCACCCGAGCGAGATCGCGATAGGCGTATACCCGAGCAAATAGCAATCGCCATCCATAAAATCTTGCCGCATATTGCACCGCACAATATATCGGTTGACGTCAAGAAAGACGTTGGAAAACTAATGGAGATGCTTTGGAAAGAATCCACCATGTCGCGAGGAATCGAGCCGCTTGATTTGGCCA TTTCGCCAAGTACATCCACCCCCAGCGGCACGTCCAAAAGACGCAAACTCGAAAATCCCCTCGCGTCGCTCATCTCCACCGTCGGCGGCATGGCAAGATCCGAATCTCGACTGATCGCACTCCAAACActcgtcttcatcatcgACAAGCACTGGTCGGAACTCGCCGACGATATGCAGTGTGAGATTCGTCGGACGTTGATATTGCTTTTAAGGGACGATAATGAGATTCTACAGTCTTGGGCTTATATCGCTCTACCAACCATCGTCCTGTCGTCTCGCGCTGAAGATTCCCAGAGCCAAGATGACTGGAAGCAAGTATGGAATTTCGCTCTGCAGAAATGTCATTTACCCGGTACATCGCGTTCAGCTTCACATGCCGCTGCCATCTTGCTACAATTCAACATGCTGGACTCTACATTAACGATCAAGGGAATACAGACACTGTTGACAAGTATCGCCGTCCAAGGTCCGCCGACGGTACACGATTCTGTATCTGCATTGTACGCGATCGCGCTCGATATCGCTCGATCAGATATCCAGCTGTACTCGCTCGACCTCGAAGACCAAGTATTATCATGGCTGGAAAAAGTTTTCGCTGGAGAAAAGTTTGAACGCGATTATACTCAAAGGCGTCTAACCGCCACCCCGGGAGATGTACTGAGACTCTTTTCCGCCGTCTCAAGAATCCAACATTATCATGATATCCCGCTGGCAGAGCCAGTGACACGAGCGTTCTTGCCCGATTCGGCTGTTGTGGAGTATGCGCTGGAACGTGCGAAAACGCGACCTATCCGTGATTTCTTGCTGTACCATACCTACCCCGCCACACCACAACCCCCTACCGCTCCTCAACCCCGCGCCGGCCCATCGTCGTCAGACCATTCGACCTTTCTCGACGGCCGACCACGACGTCTCTCCGACCTCTTGTCCAGCATCCTCGACGTGACCATCGCACAATGGGAAACAACCAATTCCAACccaatcatcatcagctCTGATAACTCGGGTGAACGTCTTGCACGATCGATCAATCTCCTCGTCCTTGCACTTGGCTTTCAAGGTCTCGTTCAACTAGATGGGTATATCCCGCATGGAGGGTGTGTGAAAGCGGCGATCAGGCTTTTACATCTCTTGAAACCGTCGTTGACATCATCGGACCTTTCGATACCTTTGTTGGATCGCGTGTGGCGAGGTTTAACGTGTCTTGTGGATGTTCAAGtacaacaacaacaacaacaacaacaagaCGAGTGGCCGATTTTGGTGAAACCGGATGTTCAGTCGGGTATACGGCAGGATCTTTTACCCCCCATCATGTATGATAcgccgccgccgccgccgccgccgccgccgaTGGAGTCCCCGTCGAGCGATCCAGATTCAGTTTCGACAATGCAACTTGCCCAATTTCCTCTCACCTTTCCATCCACATCCACATCGACGTCGACGCCC AATCACGCCCATCCCGCATCCGCATCCGCGTCTGCGTCTTTGGTACATGCTATTTGGAGATTGCCCGAT GTTTCGGCTGCTCTTCAAGGACTTTTTTCAGTTTGTCTCCAAGTTATCACTCGCTCGTCTTCAACCTCTCAGCCAGCCCACCCGTCGTACGCCAACGAGAATGACAATGACGGTGACGACAACGGTGACGGTGACGGTGACGGTgatgacgacgacgacgatTTTGCAATCACAAGCGGCGAGACAACCAGCGCACCTCTGCTTCCCAACCAAGTTGCCGACTGGAAAGCCTCTACATCTCTCCTCCATTCCGCCATCGCATTCCGTCTCCAGGGCGCAATGCTCGCCAACGCCAACGGCGCTTCCAGGGCGTACAAAGATACCCCATTGATCAATGCATTCTTGCAAGCGGATGGTGTCCGGGCTGTTGAGATTGGTTCCGCGATATGCAACGCCGTGCGCAAAGGATGGCTGCGGTTGGGAGCGGACGCCGTGGAGGCCGTGGTGGCGGCCTTGGGTGATATGCTGAATAGTTATGGGTATGCGCGAGATGAGCGTCTTTTGCAGCTTTGCCTCGAATTCCTCACATGTTCTGTCCCCCTATGGATGGAGAGTAGTAGTACTAACGATCTGATGGACGAAGCTATGCGTCTCGTCTGTTATATCGCAACCAAGATCACTGCGGGATCCAACACGTCGTGGAAAGTCAGATTGGCCATGCTATGTTTCATCGAAGCGTTTTTGCATTACGACTCGGCACCGAAATTGTGGTCAGAGTGTATGGTGCAAGAAGAGGCGgctgatgatgatcatGATGACAATGATGATGTGGAcatggaagatgagaatCATTTGTTTTACTACATCTCTCAGGCTTTATGCGATCCAGATATGCGAGTCCGAACGCGTGCGGCTTCAACGGCTGCAAGCGCCCTTTATCGACCCTCTATCCATCCTGGCGAACACTCCATCATCTACGACCAAGCTTCACGTATGCAAGCGGCCGACCCCACTTTTGCCGAGCACTACCTCTCCTACGTACTGTGGAAGCTCAACTGCTGTATCGCTTCCGCCAAACAACGTCAAAGGGTTATTTTCGATTTGTACGAAACGGCAATAAGTGGGACCGAGTACGGTGATCATCTTCAGGCCGGTTTGGATGCTGTCGCACGCAGACTCGGTCTTTCATCCATAACGGCACTCTACCTCCCATACGCCCCTACAACCACCATCAGTCATGATACTTCCCGGTCATCAGCCATCACATTTGTGTTGAGTACCACTCACCGATTGTTTGGATCGTCTTCCAGCCGCTCTGCCTTTTTTACCGCTTGTCTGGAACATGCTGGAGCTTACATGCTCTACTGTGGTAAAATTGGGCTTTTCACTTCAGCTTGTGAAGCAGCTGGCGTTTTGCCCAAAGACCTTGCGCCACAGCATTCCGTTGCCGCTGCGGCCATGGCCATGGTACTTTTTTATTCGAATGATAAAACCAACAGCCTCAACATGAACAAGTGTAAAGCCGAGGCGGTAGCGCTGCAAAGTACTTTTCCTGGCATGTCAGGCGGCCATGCCGCCGCCGCCGAAGAGTTGCTCCATAACTATGCTAATGGAGTGGCGGCTCATCTTTGGGAATTGATGGATCTGGAATCGTCAGTCGATGAAATCGTCGCGTGGTTGGACACGATGGAGAAAGATACGGCTGCGGGGAACGCATTCGCCCAGATGATGACGAATGATGACAATGCAAAGACGGGGAAAGTCAACGCCATCAACCCGGCCGCATCCTTTCAAAGCATTTACAATGTTTGCAAGTTTTTGGAAAAGGATTATAGCAGTATCTCTGTCCATGCGTTCACCTTTGCTGCTATCCTGCGCCTCACGTCCCTCATTAACAATGCCTTTCTCGTCAGCGAGCAAAGACGTTACTTGCGTGCTTTAGCAATGCTCCTTTCAGTCTATCAAGGGACGCTTCAGCGTCCCCTTATCTGGGAGGCATTCCTTACCGAAACCATAACCCTTCTACTCCAGCCGGATATCTGTCGCACAGTACTATCCATGGTGATCTGGGCTTTTGACCGGCTTGAATCACTATCCTCGACGCCGTCAAAACTGGTCAACATATTTTGCCAGCTCGGCGAGATTCGCATTGAACTCGGTGGATCTGGTATCGGCAGTCAACCTTACCAGATCGGTGATGCAGTCGAGGAATGGATCGTCAAAATGAGTCCGAAATGGTCAAAATCGCAGATAAGCCAAGAGGCTTTTGAACGAGCTGTCGCTCTATGGCCTGATAGCCTAAAAAGCCGTCTATCCGTTCTTGCAACCCCTTTGTCTTTAAGGGATCTGGCCGATTTGAGTCAGAATGAGGCAGTGCACAATGCTGGCCAGCTTTGCAAGCAGTTTCTTCATTTTGCTGATGCCGAGCACAGGCAAGATGTCGCATCAATGTTTGTTGACTCGACTTTTTGGTCTCTAAAGGATAAAATAAGTAGGCTCTGGGATAAGGGAGGCATAAACGCCTTTCAAGATCTCCTCTACCTCTGCAACGGTGAAGTGAGGGCTCCATTCCTGGACTTTTACGGTCAAGACACTTCTGGTAAAGCCCTGACTGCTACATCGGGGCAGCACAGAAAAATGGAAGCAATGAATGCACTCCATCTTGCGATCTGCAAAACCATGGTGCAGCCTTTGCATGATCGTCGTCCGCAGATCAGGTCCGCCGCGTACCGCAGCCTGCAAAGGATGAAGCCAATCCTTACTGGAAAGGACTTGAAAGAGCTTCCCCCAGATATTTCCGACGTTGTGCCGATCCTCGTCCCTATTCCAGTAGGATCCGTTAGTCAAAGTCAGGCGATACAGCTTGATGGTATCATAAACAGTGCGGCTTGGAGCAACAAGGCAGAAAACTTCGCCACATGGTCCCATGAGCTTTCAAGGCTTCTATGCAAAGTTGCATCACAACATGACAAGTTCTTTTTGTCTTTTGAACCTCTGTTGTCGATACCATTTTTTCCACTTCACCGCTTTCTTGGGCATTTTGTACACGCATCCCTCGTCTGCAGTCGTTCCATGAGTTTTGAGCGGTCAAAAGCCATCTCTGAACATTTTGAAATGGTTTTAAAAAATCCCTTTGCCTCGACAGAAGCTGTACAGTCAATAGTTAACATCGTTCTCGAGCTCCGAAAATATGAACATCCATTCAAATCTGGAATGCTAGGTTACAACGCCTGGCTCTCTGTAAACTTTGTTGATTTAAGCAAAGCCGCGGCCAAGTGTGGTTTATATGTTTCGGCATTACTGTTTCTTGAGCTGGCAAATGATCAGGAGGGATCATTAGATCTTGGGGAACCAAGCGTACGGCAG ATAATGTACGACATTTACAGTAATGTGGAAGATCCCGACGGTTTCTACGGCGTACACAACAAGGATATCCGAGATTCCTTACGGCGCCGTCTTGAGCATGAGGGCTTGTCCTGGCAAGCGCTTGGTTGGGCAGGAGCAGTCTACAATGTTGATGGGAATGATCGAAAATCCGCTATTCCAgtccttcatcatcttcatgACATCGGCCTGTCTCGTCTTGCATCCGTCGTTGCCAATGGAACTAGAACGAGCGGGTCTGTTCCTCTGGACGATCCGTTTTTTGCCGACTTGAGCTGGCGTACGGGCGACTGGAATCTTCCTATTGATAAGAAATCCGGCACTACATCTTCTGGGCTACTGTACTCGGCTTTGAGGGCTGTTCATCGTAGTAAAAGCTCCGACTCAGCTTCCATGGTTGTCGATAAGGCGTCGCGCGCAGAAATGACGCGATTAAGTGGCCTTCAAAAGGAAATGCTGACATCTATCAAGTCTACGGTAACGAATTTATTATGTCTCCGAGAGTTGGATCATTGGTTGGACCCTCAACTGCAGCAGGATATACATGAAGCGATCGACAAGGGTACCGTTGTCAGTCTACAAGATATTAATGATAGATTTGA ATTTGCAAGTGCCGAAAGAATAATTGCCACTCGCCTTTCAGTGTTCGATTCAGTCAAGCAACGCGAAAGTCAAGATATGATCGGCGATGCCCTTACCCCCAAAATGGAAATGGTGACTAAAGCAGAAAGCATGTGTCATATCAAGCTCAGCAGGCTAGCTCTCAAGTCGAATAATCTCCAAGCGGCTATCAACTCAATGACAGCTTTGCAAAAACTGCAAGACGATATAGGGGAGATAGATGAGGCGCAGGACGTTTTTTGCGAAGTGTTGTGGAAACAAGGAGAGCATACACTTGCTATCCAGTATGTGGAGGATCTTCTCCTGcgagaaaaagagaagaaatcCAAAGGACAGAGAATCCCTTTTCTTCAAGGACGTTTG GCTCATTGGGCATCGGAAGCTCGGCTCAAAGCAGCCAATGAAATCTTTGGGATGTTTTCAGATGTCGTCAAATCCATTAAGAGATCAACGGCCGATATATCAGAGCACGCAGAAATCTTCCATCAATTCGCCTGCTTTGCAGATAAGCAATACGTGAACCAATCATCTTCGGCAGACGTTAAACAACTCAAAGAGTACAGCAAACTTCGCTCTTCTCAAGCTTCGCGAGTGACAGCAAGACAATCTCGATCTCGTGAAAGTGATCATAAAGATATCGCCTCTCGCGAAGCTGAACGCGATGAGCAAAAACTAAAAAAATTTGAGATGCAGCAAAAGCAATATCTTAACACTGCTTTGCAGTTCTACGCCGAAGCTGTCAGTATGACCGATAACTTCAACGACTGCGTCACCCGATTAGTTACTCTCTGGCTCGAGAACGACAAGAATGATGAAAGTAACATTACCTTCTCTCGCTCCGTTCAAAAAGTGCCGTCGTATAAATTCATCTTCCTTGGGCCACAGCTTGCTGCTCGTCTTCATCGCCCAGAAACTCCCACCATCTTCAATTCCACGCTTAATGGGCTTATGTTACGAATGAGTCAGGATCACCCTTATCATACCCTCTATCACGTCATACCACTGCTTTGGGAACACAAGCAGCCACAGTCAACAAACTCTTCAACGCTCGGGCGCAAAAGTGCCGCTGATGACATTATGATGAGATTGACAAGTTCGTCATCAAATCAGCTGGCTTCCGGTGCTGCAAAATCCATGAAGAGATTTGTGGCGATTGCGATGGAGTGGACTTCTTTCATAGAGAAAGATAAGCGTTTGGAGTACAAAATTCCAAGTGACAGTCCACTTAGAAAAGCTCCTCAAGATATACCTGTCGCCACTAGCACACCGCCAATAGATATTACTTGTCAATACAATGATATTGCCACTTTCGACCATTTCTCAGAATGGTACACAAGAGCTGGCGGCCTATCAAGGCCCAAAGTCATGAAATGCTTTGATTCCAAAGGACAAATATATACTCAACTG TTCAAGAAAGACGATGGATTCCGGCAGGATGCAGTAATGGAGCAGATATTCGTTCTTGTCAACGATCTCCTTAATCGAAACCGTGAAACTCGCTCCAGGAAACTTCGGTACAGAACGTATGGAGTATTGGCCCTCCCAGATGCTACTGGCGTGATTGAATTTGTTACGGGCACGAAACCTCTCATCAAGTACTTGCCACCAGCCCATGAAAA GTATCATCCCAAGGACATCACTTCTCATGATTTCTTGAAGGCAATGCAAGAAGCCCAGTCCGTGAAAAACAATGATGAAAAGATTGTTCAAGTGTGGACGAAACTGAAGAAACGCTTCCGCCCAGTCATGCGGCACTTATTTACTGAGAAATATCGTGATCCGATGGCGTGGTTCTCGATGAGACTAACGTATGCTCGAAGCCTTGCTGTGACAAGTATCGTCGGTTGGGTTCTGGAAATAGGTGATAGGCACTGTTCTAATATCCTCATGGATGAGTGTACAGGGGAGCTAGTTCACATTGATTTTGGAATTGCTTTCGGGGCA GGACGTATTCTTCCAATCCCTGAGCTTGTACCGTTTCGACTTACAGATGACTTGGTCGACGCCTTAGGTGTCACTGGGGTGAATGGCACATTCCGACAATGCTCGCAGCTTGTACTCCAGACCCTCATTGATTCGTCAGATGTCGTACTTACTATCCTTGAAGTATTCAAACAAGATCCACTTCATACATGGATGGTGGATGACAAAATGAAGAAAGCACAAGATGGCAATCACAAAATGTATCCGGAGCGTGGACAAGAAAAGGCCGACAGGATTATGAGAGAAACGAGAGAAAATCTTTCGAAAGAGCTATCAGTACAGTATCGGGTCAATCAGCTTATCCAGGAGGCTCGTGATGTGAACAATTTAGCGACCATCTTCCGGG GATGGCACTCTTGGTTGTAA
- a CDS encoding uncharacterized protein (Similar to TIGR gene model, INSD accession AAW44257.1) produces MPPPPFEGVDRRIRIHSTLQSMSFIFQPFQGKDETVAEKVAAVLVYEDHVFTPPESIRRSRLEIVTFERRLIQLAPGFSDISGGNTELSSMWEWYTAPHATNTVVSPIGTTIQTLQPLHAIPPYSLALAIISDGRTRSRVHLDLCAKQWNPKGHYPVKGIRGDFTTLVVSQGAERGQLGLCAVVDQYRSQHLGVVNKLDEQPILGELAESASDTEKYAAWAATSIILAERQETNWSDVIHALQAILPPSPRHRQTLELTRSIIQRIYNLAANEIGMDQLFLVSRVQIALFSVFKNHDDDDNDARLALATDILRLNEASELVDRCATFDDDGSIMFDLDSIWPLLAVFDWAISVIARAMRQAILVDASAEWQGSNDSLIIDPHSPLLILLHPTLRSLCIRILSQLHQLSTFLSTLDRPISQPENKVLPASSSSSSSSSSNTRDPMATVVAREQIRDIPQRQGVDVEQWGRALESVTMSPEPDQTDIDQSLIQLSITPLRPHLPALFKILHTSSALFTSEYFQNLNQNQRVMYDAIDWRILHDRGGGGTWGGSGDETKEVVVCDRCGWQTEALTKSAPVSGTNTISPWAEWKSQAEENCICGGTWVRKQVEMED; encoded by the exons ATGCCGCCTCCGCCCTTTGAGGGCGTCGACAGGCGTATAAGAATACACAGCACGCTTCAGTCCATGTCGTTCATCTTTCAGCCGTTCCAGGGGAAAGACGAAACGGTCGCCGAAAAAGTCGCAGCCGTCCTCGTCTACGAGGATCATG TCTTTACGCCGCCAGAGTCTATACGCCGGAGCAGACTCGAAATAGTCACGTTTGAACGACGACTGATCCAGCTCGCACCCGGATTCAGCGACATTTCCGGCGGCAACACTGAACTCTCCTCCATGTGGGAATGG TACACCGCTCCACACGCTACCAACACCGTCGTCAGCCCTATAGGCACCACCATCCAAACCCTGCAGCCTCTACATGCCATCCCGCCCTACTCCCTTGCCCTCGCCATCATCTCCGACGGCCGTACCCGTTCCCGCGTCCATCTCGACCTCTGTGCCAAACAATGGAACCCAAAAGGACACTATCCCGTAAAAGGTATACGCGGCGACTTCACCACGCTTGTCGTCAGCCAGGGTGCGGAGAGAGGCCAGTTGGGTCTCTGTGCCGTCGTCGATCAGTACCGCTCCCAGCACCTAGGTGTTGTGAACAAGCTAGACG AGCAACCGATATTGGGAGAATTAGCTGAATCAGCATCCGATACCGAAAAATACGCAGCTTGGGCAGCCAcctccatcatcctcgCTGAACGACAAGAGACCAACTGGTCCGATGTGATTCATGCGCTCCAAGCTATCCTCCCCCCATCTCCCCGCCACCGCCAGACTTTAGAGCTTACACGGTCGATTATTCAACGAATTTATAACCTCGCTGCAAACGAGATTGGCATGGACCAACTCTTCCTTGTTTCCCGAGTCCAAATCGCCTTGTTCAGCGTTTTCAAAAACcacgacgacgacgacaACGACGCTAGGTTGGCGCTCGCAACGGATATTCTGCGGCTGAATGAAGCGAGCGAATTGGTAGATCGCTGTGCCACCTTTGACGACGACGGATCCATCATGTTCGATCTCGATTCGATATGGCCCCTTTTAGCCGTTTTCGACTGGGCAATCAGCGTCATCGCGCGTGCCATGCGTCAAGCCATCTTGGTCGATGCCTCCGCCGAATGGCAAGGATCCAACGATTCACTCATAATCG ATCCCCACTCACCCCTGCttatcctcctccacccgACCCTTCGATCACTCTGCATCCGCATCCTCTCCCAGCTACACCAACTCTCCACCTTTCTCTCCACCCTTGACCGACCGATTTCACAGCCTGAAAACAAGGTATTACCcgcatcatcatcatcatcatcatcatcatcatccaacACCCGCGACCCGATGGCAACCGTCGTGGCGAGAGAACAGATTCGGGATATACCGCAAAGGCAAGGGGTGGATGTCGAACAGTGGGGTCGCGCTTTGGAATCTGTAACCATGTCACCTGAACCTGACCAAACGGATATCGATCAATCACTCATCCAATTATCCATCACCCCGCTTCGGCCCCACCTGCCCGCCCTCTTTAAAATCCTTCACACGTCTTCCGCTCTTTTCACTTCGGAATATTTTCAAAACCTAAACCAAAACCAACGTGTGATGTATGATGCGATTGATTGGCGTATCTTGCACGACCGTGGCGGTGGGGGGACCTGGGGCGGGAGCGGAGATGAAACGAAAGAGGTCGTCGTTTGTGATCGATGTGGATGGCAGACCGAAGCGTTGACTAAATCGGCACCGGTATCAGGGACCAACACGATCAGCCCATGGGCGGAATGGAAGAGTCAAGCAGAGGAAAATTGTATTTGTGGAGGAACGTGGGTGAGGAAACAAGTCGAGATGGAAGATTAA